The Deltaproteobacteria bacterium DNA segment AGCTCTCCTCTACTTCCCCTTAATTCCAGATCCATCTGCCGAATGAGATCAAACCCTAACAATCCATGAAGGCCTGAGTCGGCAAAATTGTCAAAGTCGTAAACTGAAAGGACTGGGTGCATAAAATCCTTACCAAAGACCTTCAAATTCTCAACTTTTAAGCAATATCCTTCTTGTATCGGACCAGCTGGGCCATAAGCCGCAACTCTCTGAATGCCATCGGCTGCACTGTAGCCAAGAAAGTCAATTACTGGAGTGTGTATCTGCGTCGTAGCAGCACCCGTATCAAATATCAACCTGACGAGCTTTGATTTTTTTCTACCAACGAGGCGAACAGTAACGACCGGTAAAACTTCCGAGCTGTGAAATTTATAGAGGCGGCTCACTGCTGTTTCATGAACTGATTGAGATTAGAGCTAATCGTCATCCCCTCGGGAACAACAATTTTACCTACAAATACAAGAGCTGAATCCTCGGGAGGCGCTGTTCGGACAAGACCTTCAAACTCTTTGCGATTTTTTGAGTGTATTCGCACTACCCCAGCTTTAGGATCTGGTTCAGTTTCATCCCATTCATAATCAACCAGCTCAACCCATTCGCCATAGTATTGCTTAATAATTTCGTCCCAGGTCAATTTTTTGCCCATTGTCCGACCTCATTTAAGAATCTCTGGTCGTTACATAACGTTTCCAAAAAATAAGTTAAATACTT contains these protein-coding regions:
- a CDS encoding retropepsin-like domain-containing protein, with protein sequence MSRLYKFHSSEVLPVVTVRLVGRKKSKLVRLIFDTGAATTQIHTPVIDFLGYSAADGIQRVAAYGPAGPIQEGYCLKVENLKVFGKDFMHPVLSVYDFDNFADSGLHGLLGFDLIRQMDLELRGSRGEL